One Clostridium estertheticum DNA segment encodes these proteins:
- a CDS encoding DMT family transporter, translating to MEWIYLVIAGFFEVGWAMGLKYSQGFTKILPSILTVIGMVASFYFLSLSLKSLPLGNAYAIWTGIGTVGTVVLGIILFKEPINVMRMICIVFIVLGIVGLKLISIDQ from the coding sequence ATGGAATGGATTTATTTAGTTATAGCAGGTTTTTTCGAAGTAGGCTGGGCAATGGGGCTGAAGTATTCACAAGGATTTACAAAAATATTACCTAGCATATTAACAGTTATAGGAATGGTTGCAAGTTTCTATTTTTTATCATTGTCTTTAAAAAGCTTACCACTAGGGAATGCATATGCAATTTGGACAGGTATAGGAACTGTTGGTACTGTAGTCTTAGGTATTATTTTATTTAAAGAACCGATTAATGTAATGCGTATGATTTGTATTGTATTTATAGTTCTTGGAATCGTTGGTCTAAAATTAATATCAATAGACCAATAA
- a CDS encoding B3/4 domain-containing protein: MKKFVIEDDFWSLFPNTKIGIVICHGIVNSIRDKEQYAEMILEAEKEALKYLKNAEFSSNEVIKVWREAFQKFKTKKGARSSIEALLKRVHNGNHLGTINPLVDIYNCISLRYALPCGGEDIDTFASDIRLTKAVGNENFVTLGTDKSEPPYEGEIIYKDNEGAICRCWNWRESVRTMLTENTTNAFLCIELTDESRLIEFQDALKELAKAVQGNLGGTSKISILDINNKEVVIE; this comes from the coding sequence ATGAAAAAGTTTGTCATTGAAGATGATTTTTGGAGCCTATTTCCTAATACAAAAATCGGGATTGTTATTTGTCATGGCATAGTTAATTCTATAAGAGATAAAGAGCAATATGCAGAAATGATTTTAGAGGCAGAAAAGGAAGCCTTAAAATATTTGAAAAATGCAGAATTTAGCAGTAACGAAGTTATAAAAGTATGGAGAGAGGCATTTCAAAAGTTTAAAACAAAGAAGGGTGCAAGGTCATCAATTGAGGCGTTACTAAAGAGAGTGCATAATGGAAACCATTTAGGGACTATTAATCCACTAGTTGATATTTACAACTGTATTTCATTAAGATATGCATTGCCTTGCGGTGGTGAGGATATCGATACATTTGCTTCTGATATAAGATTGACTAAGGCAGTTGGAAATGAAAATTTTGTTACATTAGGAACGGATAAAAGTGAACCACCATATGAAGGTGAGATAATATATAAAGATAATGAGGGAGCAATTTGCAGGTGCTGGAATTGGCGTGAATCAGTAAGAACAATGCTTACTGAAAATACAACTAATGCTTTTTTATGTATTGAATTAACTGATGAAAGTAGATTAATAGAATTTCAGGACGCATTAAAAGAACTAGCAAAAGCAGTACAAGGCAATTTAGGTGGAACAAGCAAAATTTCAATTTTAGATATCAATAATAAGGAAGTAGTAATAGAGTAA
- a CDS encoding CC/Se motif family (seleno)protein, translated as MNIEIKHGVKKYLYEKSVQDIYIEMDNRGGCCSGPVFVPVVKLGKPAYSNMYDLIVKDEITFYFPKKMSNEETENITIKLRNILGYKSLIVNGILAYKQKTWEKKKY; from the coding sequence ATGAATATAGAAATTAAGCATGGTGTTAAAAAGTATTTATATGAAAAAAGTGTTCAAGATATTTATATAGAAATGGACAATAGAGGCGGATGCTGCTCAGGACCTGTTTTTGTTCCTGTAGTCAAGTTAGGCAAACCAGCTTATAGCAACATGTATGACCTAATTGTCAAAGATGAAATTACATTTTACTTTCCTAAAAAAATGAGTAATGAAGAAACTGAAAACATTACGATTAAGCTTCGGAATATTTTAGGTTATAAGTCTTTAATTGTAAATGGAATACTTGCTTATAAACAAAAAACATGGGAAAAGAAAAAATATTGA
- a CDS encoding ABC transporter permease subunit, translating to MDRSEKALIKKDLNEITSSKQVILPMAIVPLVLTVLIPMALIIGVNYIGDVSDILRGVGSLLKKLPSEYKAYSPAQLVIKIAINYLFPSYFLIIPIMCSGIIGASSLVGEKEHKTMETLLYTPISMEQLLRAKILGVFIPSYIITLLSFIAFGIVINIGGFIYFGELIFPDTKWLIIILWISPAINLLSLTFTVMVSAKSKTFQEAQQVSGILVLPVILLLVGQMTGVIMLNNFIMFTAGAVLLIIDYILIKRISSKFIPEKLI from the coding sequence ATGGATAGAAGTGAAAAAGCATTAATTAAAAAAGATTTAAATGAGATAACAAGTTCAAAACAGGTAATTCTGCCAATGGCTATAGTACCCTTAGTTCTCACTGTACTCATACCTATGGCATTAATTATCGGTGTCAATTATATCGGGGATGTTTCAGATATTTTAAGAGGGGTCGGATCTCTTCTAAAAAAGCTGCCTTCTGAATATAAGGCATATAGCCCTGCACAACTTGTAATAAAAATTGCTATAAATTATTTGTTTCCATCATACTTTCTTATAATTCCCATAATGTGTTCAGGAATTATTGGAGCCAGCAGTTTAGTAGGCGAAAAAGAACATAAGACAATGGAGACACTACTTTATACACCAATATCCATGGAACAACTGCTAAGGGCAAAGATTTTAGGCGTTTTTATACCATCCTATATTATAACTCTGCTTTCATTTATAGCTTTTGGCATAGTAATCAATATAGGTGGCTTCATATATTTTGGAGAACTTATTTTTCCAGATACAAAATGGCTCATTATCATACTTTGGATTTCACCTGCAATTAATTTGTTATCCTTAACCTTCACTGTGATGGTATCAGCAAAGTCAAAAACCTTTCAGGAAGCACAGCAGGTAAGCGGCATTCTTGTTCTTCCTGTAATTCTTCTATTGGTAGGGCAAATGACAGGTGTAATTATGCTCAATAATTTTATTATGTTTACAGCAGGTGCTGTTCTCCTGATAATTGATTATATATTAATAAAGAGGATTTCTTCTAAATTTATTCCTGAGAAGCTGATTTAA
- a CDS encoding ABC transporter ATP-binding protein — translation MNAINISNLIKSYDGKINALNNISLNIPKGEIFGFLGPNGSGKTTTVRILNGILSSTSGHAEILGKPVNEHNLELHRLCGVMTESSSCYENLTAEENLIFFGRMHGVEEKLLKERANFILKRLELLDVRNKKVKALSTGMRKRVSLAIALIHNPQILFLDEPTSGLDPENALNVSKLIKELAQENKVTIFLCTHQLKYAENICTLYGFINNGNVLGFGTFDELASKKNASLQLKIRGKNIYEKFGLIHEENNLYSKSILGDAEVNAIIHNIIANGGEIYEVLQQKWSLEQLYFMYIKGTADGVTL, via the coding sequence ATGAATGCAATAAATATATCGAATCTTATAAAATCTTATGATGGAAAGATAAATGCTTTAAATAATATAAGTCTCAACATACCCAAGGGTGAAATATTTGGCTTTCTTGGTCCTAACGGCTCAGGAAAAACTACTACTGTTAGAATTCTCAATGGAATTCTTTCATCAACCTCAGGTCATGCTGAAATTTTAGGAAAGCCTGTGAATGAACATAATCTTGAACTCCATAGATTATGTGGAGTTATGACCGAAAGTTCTTCCTGCTATGAAAATCTTACTGCTGAGGAAAATCTAATATTTTTTGGAAGAATGCATGGTGTGGAAGAAAAGCTGCTGAAGGAACGCGCAAATTTCATTTTAAAAAGGCTGGAATTACTAGATGTAAGAAATAAGAAGGTTAAAGCTTTAAGTACAGGGATGAGGAAGAGAGTTTCTCTAGCTATAGCTCTTATTCACAATCCTCAAATTTTATTTCTTGATGAGCCTACTTCTGGCTTGGACCCAGAAAATGCACTTAATGTCTCAAAACTTATAAAAGAACTTGCGCAGGAAAATAAAGTTACAATCTTTCTTTGCACTCATCAGTTAAAATACGCTGAAAATATTTGCACATTGTATGGGTTTATAAATAATGGTAATGTTCTTGGCTTCGGTACTTTTGATGAACTTGCGTCAAAGAAAAATGCAAGTCTTCAATTAAAAATTAGGGGAAAAAATATTTATGAGAAATTTGGACTTATTCATGAGGAGAATAATCTATATAGTAAATCTATTTTAGGGGACGCCGAAGTGAATGCTATTATACATAATATAATAGCAAACGGTGGGGAAATTTATGAGGTGCTGCAACAGAAATGGTCCCTGGAGCAGCTGTATTTTATGTATATAAAAGGCACAGCCGACGGTGTAACATTGTAA
- a CDS encoding nitroreductase family protein, with protein MIKEIKMRRSIRKYIDKPVENEKIIQLIESARLAPSGSNTQPWHFIVVKSELSRQKLAEVSHNQKWMLSAPVFIVCVADIRCRMEEDVDISLNENSPQEELKQIIRDTSISVGHVLLEADNLGLGTCWVAWFVQDEIRPILNIPSDKYVVGIITLGYKNETPKARSRKKLEDLIHYENW; from the coding sequence ATGATTAAAGAGATTAAAATGCGTAGAAGCATAAGAAAATATATTGATAAACCAGTTGAAAATGAGAAAATAATTCAGTTAATTGAGAGTGCAAGACTTGCTCCATCTGGTAGCAACACACAGCCTTGGCATTTCATTGTAGTAAAATCGGAATTAAGCAGACAAAAATTAGCTGAAGTATCTCATAATCAAAAATGGATGCTATCTGCTCCAGTTTTTATTGTATGTGTAGCAGATATACGTTGTAGAATGGAAGAAGATGTAGATATATCGTTAAATGAAAATAGTCCACAAGAAGAACTTAAACAGATAATTAGAGATACATCAATTTCCGTAGGACACGTTTTACTTGAAGCTGACAACTTAGGATTAGGTACTTGTTGGGTTGCATGGTTTGTGCAAGACGAAATCAGACCGATTTTAAATATACCTTCTGATAAATATGTAGTTGGCATTATTACTCTTGGTTATAAAAATGAAACACCAAAGGCGCGTTCACGCAAGAAACTTGAAGACCTAATACATTATGAAAATTGGTAA
- a CDS encoding diguanylate cyclase, which translates to MIGSIMIIDDSPVDRKVIRQILERRLQGIKLFEAEDGQNINEKLVLNKIHMCILDIMMPVKDGFQILKDMKEDHRLMDIPVIVCTGLEDKQAIEKALTLGAYDYFSKPFSEEAMKISLPLKVKNAMELMKRNEEIIYLSYNDKLTGLYNRRFYEEVIKKLDTERNLPISIIMGDVNGLKLTNDGFGHEAGDRLLKKIADILKSECRKDDIVARVGGDEFLIVLPETGIVETEEIVDRIKVKCNKEEEDPIKPSVSIGFSTKDHVDQNISTVYKAAEDRMYSIKLMESKSIKSSIISSLRKTLYERTHETKAHSDRLIELSYKLGKELGLPTYHIQNLQLLALIHDIGITALPEHILHKNGDITQEEWNIMKNHCEIGYRIVSTSQDLAHIAEDVLCHHENWDGSGYPHGLIGESIPLNSRILSIIDTYDSMMYGSFYQKPVTKDEIIEFIKKQTGKYFDPKIVEAFIKITTELGME; encoded by the coding sequence ATGATTATTGATGATTCTCCTGTAGATAGAAAAGTCATCCGGCAGATTCTTGAAAGAAGACTTCAGGGGATTAAACTGTTTGAAGCTGAAGATGGTCAAAATATTAATGAAAAGCTTGTGTTAAACAAAATACACATGTGTATTTTGGATATTATGATGCCGGTAAAGGATGGGTTTCAGATATTGAAGGATATGAAAGAAGATCATAGATTAATGGATATACCTGTTATCGTTTGTACAGGGTTGGAAGATAAGCAAGCTATAGAAAAAGCTTTAACCCTTGGAGCATACGACTATTTTTCAAAGCCTTTTAGTGAGGAAGCAATGAAAATATCATTACCTTTGAAGGTAAAAAATGCAATGGAATTAATGAAAAGAAATGAAGAGATCATTTATTTAAGCTATAATGATAAATTAACCGGTCTTTATAATAGAAGATTCTATGAAGAAGTTATTAAAAAATTGGACACTGAAAGAAATCTTCCTATTTCCATCATTATGGGGGACGTGAATGGCTTAAAGCTTACAAATGATGGATTTGGACATGAGGCAGGTGACAGATTACTCAAGAAAATAGCAGATATACTAAAAAGTGAATGTAGAAAAGATGATATTGTAGCTCGTGTAGGTGGAGATGAGTTTCTAATTGTATTACCTGAAACTGGTATAGTAGAAACGGAAGAAATAGTTGACAGAATTAAGGTTAAATGCAACAAAGAAGAAGAAGATCCTATAAAACCAAGTGTTTCAATAGGATTTTCTACGAAAGATCATGTAGATCAGAATATAAGCACTGTTTATAAAGCTGCAGAGGATAGAATGTATAGTATAAAACTTATGGAAAGCAAGAGTATAAAAAGTTCCATAATATCATCTTTAAGAAAGACCTTATATGAGCGAACTCATGAAACTAAAGCACATAGTGATCGCTTAATAGAATTGTCATATAAACTTGGAAAAGAGCTTGGATTACCAACATACCATATCCAAAATTTACAGCTTCTTGCATTAATCCATGATATAGGCATTACAGCTTTGCCAGAGCATATATTGCACAAAAATGGGGATATTACACAAGAAGAATGGAATATCATGAAGAATCATTGTGAAATAGGATATCGAATTGTTAGCACATCTCAGGATTTAGCTCATATTGCTGAGGATGTACTATGTCACCATGAGAATTGGGATGGTAGTGGATATCCACATGGACTAATAGGTGAAAGTATTCCGTTAAATTCACGTATTCTTTCAATTATTGATACCTATGACTCCATGATGTATGGAAGTTTTTATCAAAAGCCAGTTACGAAGGATGAGATTATAGAATTTATAAAGAAGCAGACCGGTAAGTATTTTGATCCTAAAATTGTAGAGGCATTTATAAAAATAACTACTGAATTAGGTATGGAGTGA